In Chlamydomonas reinhardtii strain CC-503 cw92 mt+ chromosome 3, whole genome shotgun sequence, the following proteins share a genomic window:
- a CDS encoding phosphoribosylaminoimidazolesuccinocarboxamide synthase — translation MQSLPRKQACVQTQRRSVGAVGRRAVVIRAQAAPSAPSSSVESISGVRQEVVDAIAKARHNCLTATHLPLPNRRQGKVRDTYDLGDTVVIVTTDRQSAFDRLLASVPFKGAVLNQTAAWWLGATAHIAPSALLSCPDPNVAVMKKCAVFPVEFVCRGFMTGSTDTSLWTHYKAGARSYCGNDFPDGMRKNDRLASNVITPTTKAEDHDVPISPAEIVAQGLMTQQEWDTVSSAALRIFEFGQAEAAKRGLLLVDTKYEFGKDANGVIHIIDEVHTPDSSRYWLADTYEARHAAGQEPQNIDKEFLRLWFRERCDPYKDAVLPEAPAELVCELSKRYVYLYEKITGQPFAVPDLDTPINDRILANLQKAGICK, via the exons ATGCAGTCACTTCCAAGGAAGCAGGCATGCGTGCAgacgcagcggcgcagtgTCGGAGcggtcggccgccgcgcggtcgTCATtcgcgcgcaggccgcgcctTCCGCGCCCTCCTC gtCTGTTGAGTCCATCAGCGGCGTGCGCCAGGAGGTCGTGGACGCCATCgccaag gcccgGCACAACTGCCtgaccgccacccacctgccgctgcccaaccgccgccag GGCAAGGTGCGCGACACGTACGACCTGGGCGACACGGTGGTGATCGTGACCACCGACCGCCAGTCCGCCTTCGACCGCCTGCTGGCGTCCGTGCCCTTCAAGGGCGCCGTGCTCAACCAGACCGCCGCCTGGTggctgggcgccaccgcccacatcGCGCCCTCCGCGCTGCTGTCCTGCCCCGACCCCAACGTGGCCGTGATGAAGAAGTGCGCCGTGTTCCCCGTGGAGTTCGTGTGCCGCGGCTTCATGACag GCTCCACGGACACCTCGCTGTGGACGCACTACAaggccggcgcgcgcagctACTGCGGCAACGACTTCCCGGACGGCATGCGCAAGAACGACCGGCTGGCGAGCAACGTGAtcacgcccaccaccaagGCCGAGGACCACGACGTGCCCATCAGCCCCGCGGAGATCGTGGCGCAGGGGCTCATGACGCAGCAGGAGTGGGACACG GTGagctccgccgcgctgcgcatcTTCGAGTTCGGCCAGGCTGAGGCGGCCaagcgcgggctgctgctggtggacaccAAGTACGAGTTCGGcaag gaCGCCAACGGTGTGATTCACATCATTGACGAGGTGCACACGCCCGACTCCTCGCGCTACTGGCTGGCAGACACCTACgaggcccgccacgccgccggccaggaGCCCCAGAACATCGACAAGGAGTTCCTGAGGCTGTGGTTCCGCGAGCG ctGCGACCCCTACAAGGACGCGGTGCTGCCCGAGGCGCCCGCCGAGCTGGTGTGCGAGCTGTCCAAGCGCTACGTGTACCTGTACGAGAAGATCACGGGGCAGCCCTTCGCCGTGCCCGACCTGGACACGCCCATCAACGACCGCATCCTGGCCAACCTACAGAAGGCCGGCATCTGCAAGTAG